The following are from one region of the Methylophilus sp. DW102 genome:
- the folC gene encoding bifunctional tetrahydrofolate synthase/dihydrofolate synthase translates to MSTVIPEHPQTVEDWLGYIESLHPKSIEMGLGRVQAVAQRLQLTFPFTVITVGGTNGKGSTCAMLEHIYTAAGYQVGCYTSPHLVHYQERVRFNGQVIADDRLCQAFSAVEQARGDITLTYFEMGTLAALWAFEQQALDVVVLEVGLGGRLDAVNIVDAACAIVTNVDLDHMEYLGDTRELIGREKAGIYRAQQIAICGDAEPPLSLLAYAEQLGVKLYRYGSDYQIDIRESHVAHYEDAFGVLDIASLRLYGRYQWNNAANVIFAVRALQSQLPVTSSVMLQALIDTEVTGRFQYWQRSPDIILDVAHNPHAARALRDNLQQLSTSGGRVIAVFSMLSDKDIASVVDILHDVFDEWHIAPIAHPRAADIQELNTYLAHQVAPDRLHTYATLPDALRSAYKKVAKNDKIIVFGSFFTVAAILELTPDQWGC, encoded by the coding sequence ATGTCCACTGTGATACCCGAGCATCCGCAAACGGTTGAGGATTGGCTCGGTTATATTGAGTCATTGCATCCCAAGTCCATTGAGATGGGCTTGGGCAGGGTGCAAGCCGTTGCGCAGCGATTACAGCTCACTTTTCCATTCACCGTCATTACCGTGGGTGGCACCAACGGCAAAGGCTCGACTTGTGCCATGCTGGAGCACATTTATACTGCGGCCGGTTATCAGGTCGGCTGCTATACTTCTCCACACCTAGTGCATTATCAGGAGCGCGTGCGCTTCAACGGGCAGGTCATTGCCGATGATCGCTTATGCCAGGCCTTTTCCGCCGTCGAGCAGGCGCGGGGCGATATCACGCTCACCTATTTTGAAATGGGGACGCTGGCGGCCTTATGGGCGTTTGAGCAACAGGCGCTGGATGTCGTGGTGCTGGAAGTCGGCTTGGGCGGACGCCTGGATGCCGTGAATATCGTCGATGCCGCCTGTGCCATTGTCACCAATGTAGACCTGGACCATATGGAGTATCTAGGGGATACGCGTGAATTGATTGGCCGCGAGAAGGCTGGCATCTACCGGGCTCAGCAGATCGCCATCTGCGGCGACGCCGAACCGCCGCTGTCCTTGCTTGCCTATGCAGAACAATTGGGCGTTAAGCTATACCGCTACGGTAGTGACTACCAGATAGACATCCGCGAGTCACACGTCGCGCATTATGAAGATGCGTTCGGCGTGTTGGATATTGCCAGTTTGCGTTTGTATGGCCGCTACCAATGGAATAATGCCGCCAATGTAATTTTTGCCGTACGTGCATTGCAATCACAGTTGCCAGTAACTTCTTCGGTCATGTTACAGGCGCTAATAGACACCGAAGTGACCGGGCGTTTTCAGTATTGGCAACGCTCCCCCGACATTATTCTGGATGTCGCCCATAATCCACATGCTGCGCGTGCCTTGCGTGATAATCTCCAGCAGCTTAGTACCAGTGGTGGACGCGTCATCGCGGTGTTTTCCATGTTGTCTGACAAAGACATCGCCAGTGTTGTCGATATCCTGCACGATGTCTTTGACGAATGGCATATTGCCCCGATTGCGCATCCGCGCGCGGCAGACATTCAAGAGTTAAACACATATCTGGCCCATCAGGTTGCGCCTGATCGGCTGCATACATATGCCACGTTGCCAGATGCCTTGCGAAGCGCCTATAAGAAAGTAGCGAAAAATGATAAAATTATCGTATTCGGTTCCTTTTTTACCGTGGCCGC